The Fluviicola sp. genome contains a region encoding:
- the nadD gene encoding nicotinate (nicotinamide) nucleotide adenylyltransferase translates to MKVGLYFGTFNPIHVGHLVIANFMAEYTDIDQVWLVVTPQNPLKLKSSLLADYHRLAIVNEAIQDNVNLKASDIEFKLPQPNYTATTLAYLKEKYPTHEFSLIMGEDNLRTFHKWYNHEHLLANYKFYVYPRVLTVQEEEEVQEIGHHPENGFKNHPNIIMCEDAPVMKVSSSFVRHAIKEGKDVRYLLTDPVRKYIDEMNFYR, encoded by the coding sequence ATGAAAGTAGGTTTGTATTTCGGAACGTTTAATCCCATTCATGTCGGTCATTTGGTCATTGCAAATTTCATGGCGGAATACACCGATATCGACCAGGTGTGGCTGGTAGTTACGCCACAGAATCCGCTGAAACTAAAATCTTCTTTACTGGCAGATTACCACCGGTTGGCCATTGTTAATGAAGCGATCCAGGACAATGTGAATCTGAAAGCCTCAGATATTGAGTTCAAGTTGCCACAGCCGAATTATACTGCCACGACTCTTGCATATCTGAAGGAGAAATACCCGACTCACGAATTTTCCCTGATCATGGGAGAAGACAACCTGAGAACTTTCCACAAATGGTACAATCACGAACATTTGCTGGCGAATTATAAATTCTACGTCTATCCGCGTGTTTTGACGGTCCAGGAGGAAGAAGAAGTCCAGGAAATCGGACATCATCCGGAAAATGGATTCAAGAACCACCCGAATATCATTATGTGTGAAGATGCGCCGGTGATGAAAGTGTCATCAAGTTTTGTCAGACACGCTATCAAAGAGGGAAAAGATGTGCGTTACCTGCTAACCGATCCGGTTCGCAAGTACATCGATGAGATGAATTTTTACCGTTAA
- the gmk gene encoding guanylate kinase, with protein sequence MAFDSSGGKCVIFSAPSGAGKTTIVQYLLGEVPELAFSISACSRDPRGEEEHGKHYYFLGIEGFKEKIDGGEFIEWEEVYTDNYYGTLASELERIWGEGKTVIFDVDVVGGLNLKKIMGDNALAIFVQPPSFEALEKRLRYRSTETEEKINMRLAKAQIELDRAPEFDYILLNDDLQRACREAAEIVHKFISGV encoded by the coding sequence ATGGCATTTGATTCGAGTGGTGGTAAATGCGTGATTTTTTCTGCTCCTTCAGGTGCCGGGAAAACAACCATTGTTCAATACTTGTTAGGCGAAGTTCCGGAACTGGCATTCTCCATTTCTGCATGCAGTCGTGATCCGAGAGGAGAGGAAGAGCATGGAAAACACTATTATTTTTTGGGAATCGAAGGGTTCAAAGAAAAGATAGATGGCGGTGAATTCATCGAATGGGAAGAAGTTTATACGGATAATTATTACGGAACACTGGCTTCCGAACTGGAAAGAATCTGGGGAGAAGGAAAGACAGTGATTTTTGATGTGGACGTTGTGGGTGGATTGAACCTGAAGAAAATTATGGGCGATAATGCCCTGGCTATTTTCGTACAACCTCCTTCTTTTGAAGCCCTGGAAAAACGACTGCGCTACAGAAGTACGGAAACAGAGGAAAAAATTAATATGCGTTTGGCAAAAGCGCAGATCGAGCTGGACCGTGCACCTGAGTTTGATTATATTCTCCTGAACGACGATTTGCAAAGAGCTTGCAGAGAAGCAGCAGAGATTGTTCACAAATTTATTTCTGGAGTATGA
- a CDS encoding YicC/YloC family endoribonuclease — MVLSMTGYGKASGTFQGKKIVVEIRSLNSKSLDLNMRAIPLYREIELENRSIVAELLDRGKVELSISLENSGETKNYAINRDLAQAYYKDIKETAELLGEPADDILAMVLRMPEIYSNEKEALSDEESTFVQGLVREACQHLNEFRKQEGDQLRKDFEGNIGRIEELLSEVPKYETARIEAVRERMKTGLEKITNISIDLNRLEQEIIFYIEKMDVSEEKMRLSNHLNYFLETMNIPLCGKKLGFITQEIGREINTLGSKSYHVEMQKLVVEMKDHLEKIKEQVLNTL, encoded by the coding sequence ATGGTATTATCAATGACCGGCTACGGAAAAGCAAGTGGTACCTTCCAGGGGAAGAAAATCGTTGTGGAAATCCGTTCCTTAAACAGTAAAAGCTTAGATCTGAATATGCGTGCAATTCCATTGTACCGCGAGATTGAGTTGGAAAATCGTTCGATAGTTGCTGAATTATTAGACAGGGGAAAAGTAGAATTGTCTATTTCCCTGGAGAATTCCGGTGAAACGAAGAATTACGCGATCAATCGGGATCTGGCGCAGGCTTACTATAAAGACATCAAGGAAACAGCTGAATTATTGGGTGAACCGGCAGATGATATCCTGGCAATGGTTCTGAGAATGCCGGAGATTTATTCCAATGAGAAAGAAGCACTTTCGGATGAAGAATCGACTTTTGTACAAGGATTGGTAAGAGAAGCTTGCCAGCACTTGAACGAATTCCGTAAACAGGAAGGTGATCAGCTGCGAAAAGACTTCGAAGGAAACATCGGGCGTATCGAAGAATTGCTTTCAGAAGTTCCGAAATACGAAACAGCGCGCATTGAAGCAGTTCGTGAGCGTATGAAAACCGGATTGGAGAAAATCACCAATATATCAATCGACCTGAACCGTTTGGAGCAGGAAATCATTTTCTACATTGAAAAGATGGATGTTTCGGAAGAAAAAATGCGTCTTTCCAATCACCTGAACTACTTTTTGGAAACCATGAATATTCCGTTATGCGGAAAGAAATTGGGCTTCATCACACAGGAAATCGGTCGTGAGATCAACACACTCGGAAGCAAATCCTACCACGTGGAAATGCAAAAACTGGTCGTTGAAATGAAAGATCACCTGGAAAAAATCAAAGAACAAGTTTTAAATACCCTGTAA
- the recA gene encoding recombinase RecA, with product MAVKEINPEKLKALQLTMEKLDKTFGKGSVMKLGDNAIEEMDVIPSGSITLDLALGVNGYPKGRIVEIYGPESSGKTTLAIHAIAEVQKQGGIAAIVDAEHAFDQFYAQKLGVDIDNLLISQPDNGEQALEIADSLIRSGAVDLLVIDSVAALTPKAEIEGEMGDSQMGLQARLMSKALRKLTGSINKAKCCCIFINQLRDKIGVMFGNPETTTGGNALKFYASMRIDIRKSSQIKEGEDVIGNRVKVKVVKNKVAPPFRKAEFDIMYGEGISKVGEVIDLGVELNILKKSGSWFSYGETRLGQGRDSVKNMIADNPELMDELEAKIKEALGSTATAVVGDQD from the coding sequence ATGGCAGTTAAAGAAATCAACCCGGAAAAATTGAAAGCACTTCAACTAACAATGGAAAAGTTAGACAAGACTTTCGGAAAAGGATCTGTAATGAAATTAGGAGATAATGCGATTGAAGAAATGGATGTTATTCCCAGCGGATCAATCACATTAGACCTTGCTCTTGGAGTAAACGGTTACCCGAAAGGAAGAATCGTTGAGATCTACGGACCGGAATCATCCGGAAAAACAACCCTGGCAATCCACGCCATTGCAGAAGTGCAAAAACAAGGTGGTATTGCAGCGATCGTGGATGCGGAACATGCATTTGACCAGTTCTATGCTCAGAAATTGGGTGTAGATATCGACAACTTATTGATCTCTCAGCCCGACAACGGTGAACAGGCATTGGAAATTGCAGACAGTTTGATCCGTTCGGGAGCAGTGGACCTGTTGGTTATTGACTCCGTTGCGGCATTGACTCCGAAAGCTGAGATCGAAGGAGAAATGGGGGATTCTCAAATGGGATTACAAGCCCGATTGATGTCCAAAGCATTACGTAAATTGACCGGATCCATCAACAAGGCAAAATGCTGTTGTATTTTCATCAACCAGCTGCGTGATAAGATCGGAGTCATGTTCGGTAACCCGGAAACAACAACCGGAGGAAATGCGTTGAAATTCTATGCTTCCATGCGTATCGATATCCGTAAGTCGAGCCAGATCAAAGAAGGAGAAGATGTAATCGGTAACCGCGTAAAAGTAAAAGTGGTGAAGAACAAAGTAGCTCCTCCGTTCCGCAAAGCAGAATTCGACATCATGTACGGAGAAGGAATTTCGAAAGTAGGTGAGGTAATCGACTTAGGAGTAGAATTGAACATTTTAAAGAAAAGCGGATCCTGGTTCTCTTACGGTGAAACACGTTTGGGACAAGGAAGAGACTCCGTAAAAAATATGATCGCTGATAATCCGGAATTAATGGACGAATTAGAAGCAAAAATCAAAGAAGCTCTTGGATCTACTGCTACTGCAGTAGTGGGAGACCAGGACTAA
- the bcp gene encoding thioredoxin-dependent thiol peroxidase, whose amino-acid sequence MTGLKVGDRMPDFQGQDQNGKELSNRDFTGKKLVIYFYPKDNTPACTNQACSLRDSYGELKKAGYTILGVSMDTEKAHTKFIEKFSLPFPLIADTERKMIDAFKVWGLKKFMGREYDGIHRTTFVVNEKGIITHIIDKPKTKIHGEEILNLE is encoded by the coding sequence ATGACTGGATTAAAAGTAGGTGATCGAATGCCTGATTTTCAGGGACAAGATCAAAATGGAAAAGAACTATCGAATCGCGATTTTACCGGCAAAAAGTTAGTGATTTATTTCTATCCGAAAGACAATACTCCGGCTTGTACGAACCAGGCATGCAGTTTAAGGGATTCGTACGGGGAACTGAAAAAAGCGGGGTATACGATTTTGGGAGTAAGCATGGATACGGAAAAAGCGCACACGAAGTTTATTGAAAAGTTTAGTTTACCTTTTCCATTGATCGCAGATACCGAACGGAAAATGATTGATGCATTCAAAGTTTGGGGTCTGAAAAAGTTTATGGGGCGTGAATACGATGGAATCCACCGGACCACGTTTGTCGTAAATGAAAAAGGCATTATCACACATATAATAGACAAACCAAAAACGAAAATACACGGTGAAGAGATCTTAAATTTAGAATGA
- a CDS encoding TIGR01777 family oxidoreductase, protein MEKIVIAGGSGLIGTGLANHLRKAGHEVWVLSRKPSDPDRFFLNWDPYAGKIDHSAIAGTNILINLSGAELAAKRWTKARIEELYDSRVDTTKFLFESFNNSSALKQYVSASGAVAYGFDHPEKIYRESDRFGDDIISDITREWEKAADKFSAICPVSKVRIAVVLSESGGALQKLANPVKKGFGAVLASGEQAIPWIYSEDLYRVFEYVITHKLEGAYHASAGNTTNKELTKLIAKTLNKRLLPAVPAFMVRILFGKMAMMLLSGNKVSNDKLVSEGFSFRHADLNSTIQRIFG, encoded by the coding sequence ATGGAAAAGATCGTTATTGCAGGAGGTTCAGGACTTATCGGAACAGGATTAGCCAATCATTTGCGAAAAGCAGGACACGAAGTTTGGGTACTTTCCCGCAAACCTTCAGATCCGGACCGTTTCTTCCTGAACTGGGATCCGTATGCAGGTAAAATAGATCATTCGGCCATTGCCGGAACAAATATCCTGATCAACCTGAGTGGCGCAGAACTGGCTGCAAAAAGATGGACCAAAGCACGCATTGAGGAATTGTACGATTCCCGCGTTGATACTACGAAATTCCTCTTCGAATCGTTTAACAACTCATCAGCGCTCAAGCAATATGTATCGGCATCCGGCGCGGTGGCTTATGGGTTCGATCATCCGGAAAAAATTTACCGGGAATCCGATCGGTTCGGGGACGATATTATTTCAGACATTACCCGGGAATGGGAAAAAGCCGCCGATAAGTTTTCAGCAATCTGTCCCGTTTCAAAAGTCCGCATTGCAGTCGTATTGAGTGAGTCGGGAGGTGCTTTGCAAAAACTGGCCAATCCGGTCAAAAAAGGATTCGGGGCCGTTTTAGCTTCCGGGGAACAAGCCATTCCCTGGATTTACAGCGAAGATCTGTATCGCGTTTTTGAATATGTGATTACCCATAAACTGGAAGGAGCTTACCATGCTTCTGCCGGGAATACTACCAATAAAGAACTCACGAAACTGATCGCTAAAACACTGAATAAAAGATTATTGCCTGCTGTTCCTGCATTTATGGTGCGGATTTTATTCGGGAAGATGGCCATGATGCTGCTTTCGGGCAACAAAGTGTCTAACGATAAACTGGTATCCGAAGGATTTTCTTTCCGGCATGCAGATCTTAATTCAACAATTCAACGTATTTTTGGGTAA
- a CDS encoding bifunctional phosphoglucose/phosphomannose isomerase has product MEKLIQAFSSNISEALEIAAGATFVKPTQDIRNIVICGMGGSGIGGKIVAQWVQNSCSVPVLSVQDYTLPAFVDKYSLVIGSSYSGNTEETLFALEDAKAKGATIIGICSGGALAEFCKSNQYQYVIVPGGNPPRTALAFSLVQLSNIFLQLGYAHSTILNEISNGKNLIDSESAHIKSEAMRVAHELQKRTVAVYAGAEYEGITIRARQQFNENSKELSWQNVIPEMNHNELVGWGGGDNRYACLFIQTGDLSMRNQKRFDISVERTKSKTDKVVVISAKGATPVEKSIYLIHLIDWTSLYISDLKHGDPIEIDIIDYLKEELGKIK; this is encoded by the coding sequence ATGGAAAAACTCATTCAGGCATTTTCGTCCAACATCAGCGAAGCATTAGAAATTGCTGCCGGAGCAACATTTGTAAAACCAACCCAGGATATCCGGAATATCGTTATTTGCGGTATGGGCGGTTCCGGGATCGGTGGAAAAATTGTAGCGCAATGGGTCCAGAATTCCTGTTCGGTTCCGGTATTGTCCGTTCAGGATTATACCTTGCCTGCATTTGTGGATAAGTACAGTTTGGTGATCGGTTCCTCTTATTCCGGGAATACGGAAGAAACCCTGTTTGCTTTGGAAGATGCAAAAGCGAAAGGTGCTACGATTATCGGGATTTGTTCCGGTGGTGCATTGGCTGAATTCTGTAAATCCAATCAGTACCAGTATGTGATCGTTCCGGGTGGAAATCCGCCAAGAACAGCACTTGCGTTTTCTTTGGTACAATTAAGTAATATCTTCCTGCAATTGGGTTATGCTCACTCAACGATTTTGAACGAAATTTCAAACGGGAAGAACCTTATTGATTCCGAATCGGCACATATCAAATCAGAAGCGATGCGTGTAGCGCACGAACTTCAAAAAAGAACCGTAGCAGTTTATGCCGGTGCAGAATATGAAGGAATTACCATTCGCGCAAGACAACAGTTCAACGAAAACTCGAAAGAATTGAGTTGGCAGAACGTCATTCCTGAAATGAACCACAATGAATTGGTCGGATGGGGCGGCGGCGACAACCGCTATGCATGTTTGTTTATCCAAACCGGCGATTTGTCCATGCGCAATCAGAAACGTTTCGACATTTCCGTTGAACGCACTAAATCAAAAACAGATAAAGTAGTAGTGATCTCGGCAAAAGGAGCAACTCCGGTGGAAAAAAGCATCTACCTGATCCATTTGATCGACTGGACGTCCTTGTACATTTCCGATTTAAAGCACGGAGATCCGATCGAAATCGACATCATCGATTATTTGAAAGAAGAATTAGGGAAAATCAAATAA
- a CDS encoding acyl-CoA thioesterase: MKARLASETLAITTKVVLPNDTNTLGNLFGGQLLAWMDEIASVSAHRHSRRVVVTANVNNVSFNSPINHASIVTLEAKVSRAFNSSMEVFVDVFVEDNITGKRSKSNEAIYTFVAVDQHGGPIQVPELVPETEEEVERFEGALRRKQLALILAKKMSPKDATELRKLFMD, encoded by the coding sequence ATGAAGGCCAGACTTGCATCGGAAACCCTTGCTATTACTACAAAAGTTGTTTTACCGAATGACACCAATACACTTGGTAACTTATTCGGAGGCCAATTGTTGGCCTGGATGGATGAAATTGCGAGTGTTTCTGCTCACCGGCATTCACGCAGGGTGGTTGTTACGGCGAATGTGAACAATGTGAGTTTCAATTCCCCGATCAATCATGCGTCTATCGTGACTTTGGAAGCGAAGGTTTCCCGCGCGTTCAATTCTTCGATGGAAGTTTTCGTAGATGTATTCGTGGAGGACAACATTACCGGGAAACGCAGCAAATCCAATGAGGCGATTTATACGTTTGTAGCTGTTGATCAGCATGGCGGACCGATCCAGGTTCCTGAACTGGTTCCCGAAACGGAAGAGGAAGTGGAGCGTTTTGAAGGAGCGTTGAGAAGAAAGCAGCTGGCTTTGATCCTGGCTAAAAAAATGAGCCCGAAGGACGCCACGGAATTACGGAAATTGTTTATGGATTAA
- a CDS encoding glycosyltransferase family 9 protein, protein MKILVVRFSSIGDVVLTTPVVRCLKQQVKDAEIHFITKKAFQSVLDQNPYIDRIITIEKSVDEVVDLLKNERYDYVIDLHNNIRTLRLKRALKVKSFAFPKKNFSKLLLTRFKINRMPKVHVVDRYFEAVKELGVKNDQKPCDFFLSDADVVSLESIALTSKQFIAVAMGAQYATKQMPVSLMAQILEGVQQPVVLLGGPMDSERAAELIQKLPNQRVLDLCGKLTLRQSAFMTKQCAKLLTGDTGLMHIASCFETPIVSVWGNTVPDFGMYTYAPQNKSLYTIHEVNGLSCRPCSKIGYKECPRKHFNCMHLQNPEVIRKDLL, encoded by the coding sequence ATGAAAATTCTCGTTGTCCGTTTCAGTTCCATCGGAGATGTGGTACTCACCACGCCGGTTGTGCGCTGTCTGAAACAACAAGTGAAGGATGCCGAGATCCATTTCATCACCAAAAAAGCATTTCAATCCGTATTGGACCAAAATCCATACATTGACCGCATTATTACCATTGAAAAATCGGTAGATGAGGTGGTGGATCTGTTGAAGAACGAGCGCTACGATTATGTGATCGATCTGCACAACAACATTCGCACCTTGCGGCTGAAACGTGCTTTGAAAGTGAAATCTTTTGCCTTTCCGAAGAAAAATTTCTCCAAATTGCTTTTAACGAGATTCAAGATCAACCGCATGCCGAAAGTGCACGTGGTGGATCGCTATTTTGAAGCAGTGAAGGAACTTGGCGTAAAAAACGATCAAAAGCCCTGTGATTTTTTCCTGTCGGATGCAGATGTCGTTTCCCTGGAATCCATTGCCTTGACTTCCAAACAGTTTATCGCTGTAGCAATGGGAGCACAATATGCCACCAAGCAAATGCCCGTTTCGCTGATGGCGCAAATCCTGGAAGGAGTTCAGCAACCGGTAGTTCTGCTGGGCGGGCCCATGGATTCCGAACGTGCCGCCGAATTGATCCAAAAACTTCCGAACCAACGCGTGCTGGATCTTTGTGGAAAATTGACCCTGCGCCAGTCGGCATTTATGACCAAACAATGTGCTAAATTATTAACCGGCGACACCGGGCTGATGCACATTGCCAGTTGCTTCGAAACGCCGATTGTGAGCGTTTGGGGAAATACCGTTCCTGATTTCGGGATGTATACGTATGCACCGCAAAACAAATCGTTATACACCATTCATGAAGTAAATGGATTAAGCTGCAGGCCGTGTTCGAAAATCGGTTACAAAGAATGCCCGAGAAAGCATTTCAATTGCATGCACCTGCAAAACCCGGAGGTGATTCGAAAAGACTTATTATAG
- a CDS encoding DNA polymerase III subunit, with protein sequence MQFHSIPGQEEIKSHLIEEVKGGKISHAQLFAGKAGHATLPMALAFVQYIFCEDKQENDSCGTCASCKKVSDLQHPDLHFSFPTVQAISKTTNPLLPQWRTQIQEQPIFDLYHWTKRMDDKERKPIIGTEESLEIVKKLALKSYEGGYKVMLIWMAEEMNATCANKLLKILEEPPAKTLFLLVTDSPDKLLTTILSRTQILRIPSYPIDVIQQVVERSGVGRQLAESIASRSNGNLIDAQQIMGDQSEANLFRELFIQLMRVCFKKDVNAMLNWTDEVSALSREGQKQFVQYALHMVRQSLLKNYTQDMLTRVSQEEAAFLANFARFISNNNALDFMEIFNDAYYHLDRNAFGKLLFTQLCFQVMRFIHRA encoded by the coding sequence GTGCAATTCCATTCAATACCCGGGCAGGAAGAAATTAAGTCTCATTTGATTGAAGAAGTCAAAGGAGGGAAAATCAGTCACGCCCAATTGTTTGCCGGAAAAGCCGGTCATGCTACCTTACCGATGGCTTTGGCATTCGTTCAGTACATTTTCTGCGAAGACAAACAGGAAAACGACAGCTGCGGAACATGCGCATCCTGCAAAAAGGTTTCGGATTTACAGCATCCCGACCTGCACTTTTCATTCCCCACGGTCCAGGCCATTTCGAAAACAACGAATCCGCTTTTGCCACAATGGCGCACACAAATCCAGGAGCAACCGATCTTTGATCTCTATCACTGGACCAAACGCATGGATGATAAGGAACGGAAGCCGATCATCGGAACGGAAGAAAGTCTGGAAATCGTTAAGAAACTGGCCCTGAAATCTTACGAAGGAGGCTACAAAGTGATGCTGATCTGGATGGCGGAAGAAATGAATGCCACCTGTGCCAATAAATTGCTGAAAATCCTGGAGGAACCACCTGCGAAAACACTTTTCCTGCTGGTTACCGACAGTCCGGATAAATTACTCACCACGATCCTTTCCCGGACGCAGATCCTGCGCATTCCTTCTTACCCGATCGATGTGATCCAGCAGGTAGTGGAACGAAGCGGAGTTGGCCGGCAACTGGCAGAAAGTATTGCTTCCAGGAGTAACGGAAACCTGATCGATGCCCAGCAAATCATGGGAGATCAGTCCGAAGCAAACCTGTTCCGGGAATTGTTCATCCAGCTGATGCGCGTTTGTTTCAAAAAGGATGTCAACGCCATGCTGAACTGGACCGATGAGGTTTCGGCACTTTCACGCGAGGGACAAAAACAATTTGTGCAATACGCCCTGCACATGGTTCGCCAAAGTTTACTCAAGAATTACACGCAGGATATGCTGACGCGTGTTTCCCAGGAAGAAGCTGCTTTCCTCGCTAATTTTGCGCGTTTCATTTCGAATAACAATGCGCTTGATTTCATGGAAATCTTCAACGACGCCTATTATCATTTAGACCGGAATGCTTTCGGGAAGTTGTTGTTTACACAGCTCTGCTTTCAAGTCATGCGCTTTATTCACAGAGCTTAG
- the ricT gene encoding regulatory iron-sulfur-containing complex subunit RicT, with product MGCSSCSSGGGTPRGCKNNGTCSSGGCNKLGVFDWLANMQLPAGQASYDILEIRFKNSRKTFYRNAKNLSLQVGDVVVVEASPGYDVGVVSVVGELARIQVKKKAPGLKPMETKKILRIANQEDIDKWVQARSLESEVMFQARTLAVNIGLEMKISDVEYQGDLTKATFYYTAEGRVDFRQLIKDMADKFKIRIEMRQIGSRQEAQRLGGIGSCGRELCCSTWLTDFRSVSTSAARYQQLSLNPQKLAGQCGKLKCCLNYELDMYLDAIKSFPSTDVKLQTEKGTAFHIKTDVFKRQLWYMYEGEASIGVGLVALSPERVQDIIKVNKSGKKPADLKDFDSHVVTRKEPDYDNVVGQDSLNRFDNTFSKNKKRKKKKPKGNAPQAEGVATATPKPAQKPVQKQDRPQGNKPQQDKQPQNRLQQQNNKPQQQQKPAQNAQSGEGNAPQAQANPNKKKNNRRRPPRKNNNGGNEGAQK from the coding sequence ATGGGATGTTCCTCGTGCAGTAGTGGCGGTGGTACGCCACGCGGCTGTAAAAATAATGGGACCTGTAGTTCTGGTGGATGTAATAAACTAGGTGTATTCGATTGGTTGGCAAACATGCAGTTGCCGGCAGGTCAGGCATCTTACGATATACTTGAAATTCGCTTCAAAAACAGTCGCAAGACGTTTTACAGGAATGCGAAAAACCTCTCGCTTCAAGTGGGTGATGTGGTAGTAGTTGAAGCAAGCCCGGGTTACGATGTGGGTGTTGTTTCCGTAGTAGGTGAATTAGCCAGAATTCAGGTCAAAAAGAAAGCTCCGGGTTTAAAACCGATGGAGACCAAGAAGATTTTGCGTATCGCAAATCAGGAAGATATTGACAAATGGGTGCAAGCCCGCTCTCTGGAGTCGGAAGTGATGTTCCAGGCTCGTACTTTGGCCGTAAATATCGGTTTGGAGATGAAAATTTCCGATGTCGAATACCAGGGCGATCTTACGAAAGCAACGTTTTATTACACGGCTGAAGGTCGTGTGGATTTCCGCCAGTTGATCAAAGACATGGCCGATAAATTCAAGATCCGTATCGAAATGCGCCAGATCGGTTCGCGCCAGGAAGCTCAGCGTTTGGGTGGTATCGGTTCCTGCGGACGCGAGTTGTGCTGTTCCACCTGGTTGACAGATTTCCGCTCGGTTTCTACTTCTGCGGCGCGTTACCAGCAATTGTCGCTGAATCCGCAAAAATTAGCCGGACAATGCGGAAAACTGAAGTGCTGTCTGAACTACGAGTTGGATATGTACCTCGATGCGATCAAGTCTTTCCCAAGCACGGATGTGAAACTGCAAACCGAAAAAGGAACTGCTTTCCACATCAAAACAGATGTTTTCAAAAGACAATTGTGGTACATGTATGAAGGCGAAGCTTCTATCGGTGTAGGACTGGTTGCTTTGAGCCCTGAACGCGTTCAGGATATTATCAAGGTCAACAAATCCGGGAAAAAACCTGCCGATCTGAAGGATTTCGATTCGCATGTGGTTACACGCAAAGAACCGGATTACGACAATGTGGTAGGCCAGGATTCTTTGAACCGTTTCGACAATACGTTCAGCAAGAACAAAAAACGCAAGAAGAAAAAGCCGAAAGGAAATGCGCCGCAAGCTGAAGGTGTTGCAACAGCAACTCCAAAACCAGCTCAAAAGCCTGTTCAAAAACAAGACAGGCCGCAAGGAAATAAGCCGCAGCAGGATAAACAACCGCAAAACCGTCTGCAACAGCAGAATAACAAGCCGCAACAGCAGCAAAAACCTGCTCAAAACGCTCAAAGCGGAGAAGGAAATGCACCTCAGGCACAGGCAAATCCGAATAAGAAGAAAAACAATCGTCGCAGACCGCCGCGTAAAAATAACAACGGAGGAAATGAAGGTGCTCAAAAATAG
- a CDS encoding gliding motility lipoprotein GldH codes for MKVLKNSWIVVLLVALLCSCGDSPLYNKSYSFANNSWEQDVKPVFKVYIPDTTSFYTIQITIRTTTDYAYNNLWFFIHSRTPLGQVGREPFEMKIANPDGSWIGETSGTIVENTVYFKHRKFPQKGNYTFTFEQGITEQSVKNIMDISYAVTKDPNQN; via the coding sequence ATGAAGGTGCTCAAAAATAGTTGGATAGTGGTCCTGTTGGTGGCCCTGCTCTGCTCATGCGGAGATTCACCGCTTTACAATAAGTCGTATTCTTTTGCGAATAATTCGTGGGAACAGGACGTAAAGCCGGTGTTCAAGGTCTATATTCCGGATACCACTTCTTTCTATACGATCCAGATTACGATTCGCACCACGACCGATTACGCTTACAATAACCTGTGGTTCTTCATTCATTCGCGCACTCCGCTCGGCCAGGTCGGAAGAGAGCCGTTTGAAATGAAAATTGCCAACCCGGACGGTTCCTGGATCGGTGAAACTTCCGGAACAATTGTAGAAAATACGGTTTACTTCAAACACCGCAAATTCCCGCAGAAAGGAAATTATACCTTCACTTTCGAGCAGGGAATTACGGAGCAAAGCGTGAAAAATATCATGGATATCAGCTACGCTGTGACCAAAGATCCAAATCAGAATTAA
- the dut gene encoding dUTP diphosphatase — MEIKVINKSNNELPHYATADSAGLDIRAFLSEAVTLKPLERKLIPTGLYLEIPSGYEVQIRPRSGFAYKQGVTVLNSPGTIDADYRGEVGVLLINLSNEDVIIESGERVAQMVVAPYVQAQLTETNTLSETSRGDGGFGSTGKN; from the coding sequence ATGGAAATCAAAGTCATCAATAAATCGAACAACGAACTGCCGCATTATGCAACAGCAGATTCCGCAGGTTTGGATATTCGTGCATTTTTGAGTGAGGCAGTTACCTTGAAGCCTTTGGAGCGCAAACTGATCCCGACGGGTTTGTACCTGGAGATCCCAAGCGGGTACGAAGTACAGATTCGCCCCAGAAGCGGTTTTGCATACAAACAGGGAGTAACTGTTTTGAATTCGCCGGGAACCATTGATGCGGATTACCGGGGTGAAGTCGGCGTGTTATTGATTAACTTGTCGAACGAAGATGTGATCATCGAAAGTGGTGAACGCGTGGCGCAGATGGTTGTAGCACCTTATGTACAGGCACAATTAACAGAAACGAATACACTTTCGGAAACCAGCCGTGGAGACGGAGGTTTCGGGAGTACAGGAAAAAATTAA